The sequence below is a genomic window from Vigna radiata var. radiata cultivar VC1973A unplaced genomic scaffold, Vradiata_ver6 scaffold_7, whole genome shotgun sequence.
TTTGGAATATATTCAAACACCAAAAACAATGTAACACAAATGTCTCCAAAATATccatcatacaatcatacaattcataCCCATACAACATATTCAACATATACATACACCAAAATGATAGAAAAATCAACATGAAAGTTTCTAAAAATACCTTAGCTTACCTCACCTTGAAAAGTGCTATTAAGCTCTTGAATATTGTTCCACATTTCCTTCTCACAGATACAAAAAGACATGATCATTGGTTTGATCATAGGATTGGACTTACCAATATGCAAGGAGTCCATTTGACCGCAAATAGACCACATGCAACCTAGAAAtcacaagaaaacaaagaaacacatGTTTGGCTtgtaaacagaaaaaaaacatgaactTACTATAATCATGAAGGATAGAATGGAAGAGATTGCCGTAAGAATTCCAACAACAACCTCTGTTTAGAGAACGAATAATACTTAGAGtgaaatattaaagaaaaaagagatgaaaaagtgGAGGAGAATGACGGTTTGGAAAGAGGTTGAGTGTATGAGATTTCagcaaattttgtttttaaaacaagGGGTTTGACATAAAGTTGAATAATAgacaaaaaatattcataaaataatttttaacaaaaaatatcaaaacaagaaacatatatattattaataatttaatatccaaagaacacatattttattttctcaatgtcaaacaaaaagaaaaaaaattaaataaatttcaaataaaacatgaaataaactaaaagatttttaataacttaaaataagaatgagtatgcgaataaaaatttgataaatatttacatattcaTACCTATGAATATTTTCTGTTAACATCAGAACAAGTCCTTATAATATTTATCCTTCGTATTTATATGTTAACATTAAAGCGAGCTCACAtatactataaaatataataagtttatatatatatatatatatatatatatatatatatgtatgtatatgtatttttattgtcCCTATACTActattaataaatacatatttaatatgattttaaaaaaaaaacttcaataaatatctttaatcTTTTACATGCTTCATATAAtggatattaatttttttttctctgatgGAGAATTAATATTAGTGAagttaattatttcatattttacgaaaggtgactttttttttatgtctaaTATTCCctcatttattttatagaatgaTATTATTCctgtatttaatataaaacaaattaatcctaatattttcaattcttcCCTCTAAAAACCACTGCCAAACAAATTAATGTTTGACCtctaaaaacaacaacaaaatatttttaattattatgctAAGAAAAAGAATCGAGATTCTCATCAAGTTTTGAAATTCTAAACATATATAACAGTATTGTTCTCCAGAAGGCATATTAGTATATCTTCTCTATGTCTTAAATTACTTACATGAGCTATTTACAAAGAAAACATTGAACATTTTACACTACATATGACATTTAACTGAATGGCTTAAAAGGCCATTCTGTTCTTTAAATTACCAAACTCTTGAATTAAAAAGGAGTATTTTATACCATGGCATTTCGATAAAATATGTTCAGGAGAAttctatattcaaaattttattttaaattaatcctCTAGTTTTATATACACGaatatttagtctttttaacaaaattttgataaatttatttaatgtttcaaacgtgtttcatGATAACATCTAGTTATTTATtacaatgttattttataagtatgtttaaaaattagcaaaatttagttaaaataagtAAATCCATACCTTTAAAAGTTTGAGAACTAAATTAGATCAAGGTTTGGAAAGAgaaccaatttcaattttacttaaaattaagattaaaaataattttaatcttaaaaaatatattaataaaacattgagagaaaaattattaatcaacaACACCTTTTTGTAGTTCAGCATATAACTCTTTCTTAACCATTAAATATAATAGAGTGTTCACCTTCTTAGTTATAGTAGgtaacaaaatttcatttggagaataaaaaaaatcatatctaaCGAGTCAATAaactcaaattaaatttaaaaacaaaacacaatcgGCTacatcaattattaataaaaaaaacatataatttttcactaaaaatatcaAATCCCTAATAACTAAAACAGAAAGTAGCAAgtaatcaaacaacaacattgacagttatttaaattaaaacaaataaaaactaaagCTTAAGTGATAAATCAATCCCATAGGAAGAATTAAGGTTAGGGGTTCCTTCAAGTTTGGATTGACCATCAAAGTGCACAGTAGTCAATGGAGACAAGGTTGAGTTTGATTTGATCGCAACATTTGTAGAGGATTTACTAAGAAAAGGGGTGTTTTGTCTAATAGTAAGATTATCACCTTGTTTTCTCAAAGTTGTGTCACTTTCCATACTCATGATTTTGTTATTTGCATTCAAATCTTTCTTCCTCAATCCATCAAGAGAAGAATGATGATCAAACCTAAACCCTAGAGAAGATGAACGGTAAGAAGGCTTATGAATCATAGACTCCATTTGAATCCCAAGTGTTCTACTATAAGATCCATAAAAAGAGTTTCTAAGATAAGGATAatagagaaaatgaagatgTCCAAAAGCACCAACTTCAATCCCTTGATGACCCTTTGCAAGAGCACGTTCTTGCTTGTGGGCATTTTGATGTCCGCCCAAAGCTTGTGAAGAAGAAAACTCTTTCTTACAAAAATTGCATGAAAAAGTcttagtttttgatgatttcACTTCATTGTTGTGATCATCTCTCCTTTTGGGGTAAGTTTCCCTAGAAGATGAGCTCCCTGTCTCCATCAGATTGAAAAAATCAAACACCTTTGACTCACAAACTGGTTCATTATcgaaaattttaacataatctAACCCCACATGGGATTTTGAATCGAAAGCCTGATCTTGTTTAGATTTGTCAACCTTCTCCTTCATTGTTTTTACTTCTTCATTCTTTTGTTCTTCAACACTTGATTTGTAGAAAATATCTTGTGAGGGGACAGAGATACTAGAGCCTTCAAAAGAACATTCTTCCAAATTATGTggtgataatgatgatgatgatgccatAACACTGATAGAAGGATAAAAGTTATTCACTCTTTTTAGTTTGTGGTAGTGATTGAATAATGAGGATATATCACCAAAGTAATGTATTTAAAGACTAATGTTAATACAAAATCTTCAATGAATAAGAAATGAGATCgcataagttattattttaccaaaatttttgaAGAGGTATGAACTAGTTTTGACCAATTTATGCATATATCCTAAAATGATGTTACTATCCAATGTATCTAAATACTCAAATACTTCAAGTAATTTCATAATCACTATGCGACTAGTTATAGAAATAGTTTATATGTAACTCAAATTTAAAGTCAAACAAGTAGCAAACTTGTAACTTGAAAATTACTTGTTCAAATGTAATTAGTGGGATGTTTCTCTTTTGGTCAAatcaatttatagaaaaaaaaatatggaattaATTGTGGTTCATGAATgctcaacatttttttaaattcttttttatttcaaagtcTAACatggaaaataattaataattcaattcTTATTGGAGGCAAGAACATGGTTAATAACTTGAATAATATACCATCCTTTTTAGTTCAAATTTGATCTCAAAGCAAAAAACTGGTAACTTAAAAATTACTTACTTATGACTAAATTACTTGAACATTAAAGAGGTTTATCTAGTGGAGGTAATAATGTGAAGTGATTTTGGCTTCATTAATGTTTGATATCGTTGTAACAAattccatagtttcttaaaaattttaaaaattccaagtttaaaaattttaatatcttttaaccAATAGTTTATtacacaaaataatattatattataaaaaaataattcatcagtaaaataatatttattaacaaattttattgatagaaaaatattagtaaaaaataatttatcaacaaattttatcacAGATTTTAGGAttgtaattattgataaatatttttgtcaataatgAATTCAAGGTAAAATTCATAACTAATGTGTaacttttattatcaatagatacttttgtcaaagttttttctttaactttgaCCATGTGGTGGTAAAATGATCCAGTAACTTCtttgataattaaatttttgaaaatttgtcaattattaaattttttaatatagtaattgtatttttaaaaaattcttagcaatttttttggtgtttttatcGATAAAATGTACATCAATTTTTTCACCAAATTTGACAAATTTGTATTAAATGAAGATGGAtgaaatgaagaagagaagaaaagaagaaagagaaggaaaaaaggAGGATGAAGAAGATGTCGTGACAATAGTGGTATTAGGGAAATTGGTGGCATCAATGATGACAATGATGATAGCGATGGCAATGAAGGAGAAGAAGGGGGACGAGGAGGAGCCAAAGGTGGTGGGCACAAGGACAACAATGGTGGCAATAGTGACGACAACATCAATGTCGACTGATATGGCAATGgaggaaaaggagaaagatgaaaaaaaggaagaagagaaataaaaataaaagaataaaaagaggaagaaaagtaATATCAAATCATGAtatttaccaacaaattttatcaatagaAAAAATTGTCAGTAATTACTAACAAATATTTACTAGATATTTTTTTACTGTCAATAAGCTATTAATAATCTTACTTTATCGACGAATTTTGGTATTTACTGAAAGATTTTGTTTGTCGATAAATTCAAGTTCTTTTATGTAGCTTTAAGGTTCTAAAATGATGAGTTCAGGCTCCATATGAAAGCATAGGGGACCTTCCTAGAAGGATTAGTAGGAGCATGATAAGAAAGGAGACCTTTAAttcatcatctttttctttatttagcATTGGTTTATGTTGACTTTCTTTTGTTGACTTATGTTGTGTTGACCTAGTTGACTTTACATGAGTTGATTTGTTGACTCTTTTGTTTGCatattgttttgtaggataaGCTTGAATAATCTTAGAGAAAGATAACGTTACTTGGAATGGAGGTTAGACTTCGACTTAAACATACACATGAGGTGCCTCTTGAGAGCCATTGAGTTGACCTTCTTTGTTAGAAGCTCAAGTGCACATGGAGAGGCTTGGTAGGAGAGCTAGGTCATGCCCCACACCAAAGGAGTCTTCTTTGATATGACCTAGTTTCTAGAACATTTTTCCTTGTGTTTGTTTTAGTGTCATTGGCCTTGTACTTTTGCAAAGAGACCTCTTTCATCACCTATAAAAAGAGGTCTCGTAGACttctaaaatgattaaatatttttcttgaaaatacttatatttaacTACTTTTGTGAGAGTTCtcttttggatttttttctctctctttaatCTTATCTTGAACTTAAATCTCAAGTAGTGACAACACTAACTTATCTTGAGTTTGGTAAGTTTTGTGAAATGGTATATCATTGCCATTATCACCTCCCATGTCTagtcttttatcttttacttcACTTCTCATTTTAGTTCATATGTTACTTGTTCTATTAGGCCATTATGCTTCCATTTATATTTATGGTGGTAGTTTGCTTAATTGAACATATCTTCTTCTCTTAAATCTTTAGAAGTAAACTTTCGCATTTAAATAACCTCTTGATTATCAAATGTCCAGTTCCTTAGATTTTCTCCACCATTAATCTCATATATCTTAAAACTAAAATGGTTCTTCAtcgtaaaattatttttttctttttgaaaaaatctattttatttagcTTAGTTAAACCACTCTCATCCATGATGTGTTCTTATATAAtgactaatatatataatatatgattttgcATTCTTaccactttctaatttatagTTTCTAATTCTAGAGACTAGttcactttcttcttttaactttagtaaattATTGTGATACAAAATTCCAGTTActctaataaataaattttagatccCAAAACTTATCCATCAATATTCTTATCTTTTGATTTCAATAACATTCTTGTCATATTTATTGatgtttatatatttcaatacaCAATTTTGTAACactgaaaaaaatgaaaagttacgAGGATATGAGTTTATAAAATCttgaataataaatgaaatagatTGTGATTGTGAATAATGCTTGAactttaataatgttattttacatTAAGTATTAACAAGAAATGAGAGTTTATGAGAAAATAAGATGAGGTATTGTgaaattcatttttaactaGATTTATAGACATACCAAAAGTGTTTTtcttacattatatattttagaagaCATAGTCTATGTATTAACAGATTAAATGTTTTTACACTATCATTTAACCATAAATGGTTATGTTTATATAGttatttcaatatttgaaattaattatctattaaaataatgtgCAATGCATAGAAGTAGCTATCACAATGCATACTCTTTACAAAGGAGAAACAAATATCATAGACAAAAGTCCCTTATATGAATTTTAGCaatcacaaataaaatttatattttatccttttttacaaaaattgtcCACATGATCTCAATGGATAAGCTAACCATTATAATTATCCCTTCGTAtcatattgtcaaaaaatatatttccttACTTTCTTAAAAATTTGTGCCTACTTTATTGTTATGGAATCTAAATTTACATATGTATGGTAACtaaaaatcattcaattaaaatatatcagttATAAAGGAGAGAAAATTATGCATAATAAAtaatggggtttgttaacacgcgtacgcctgttttttagttggtacgttttaacaatgtgtaccaaattatagtagacaaaaatacatttatttatcatggattttaagttttaaggtcaaggatatttaaataattttcattctcaaaactaaaaaaaaaaaaaaagaaacccccaaacccttactcacctctctcattcctctcaaccttttctctttcatctctctcactccaacattttctctgtcatccctattgccccaattgaaaaaaaaatcagaaacccttgcctaacccttgtccttttccctttacagaaagtgtttctttttcctttctctattggtatgggatacatgatgtaagattacaacttAGAATttaaagaattgtactcctagggagttcttctatacctatttctttaattttcttatgtcccttttttatcaccaAATCAACTTCTACAACAagataaaaacagtaaaatcatttttttcctttgagatttggaaagagtaacataaaatgacaaagtttatattcattttacatacattaataaatataaaatgattataaaagagtaaactttttcaaattttaaaaaatatctctgattcaaattaccaccaccatcttcaattggatTGAGACGAGAGAAAAAGTGTTCGAgtgatgatagagaaaatgttgagatgagagagaaaatatctctgataacaattggggcaacagtaggaatgacagagaaaatgttaagaaaatgttggagtgagagagatgacagagaaaatgttagagtgagagaaatgaaggagaaaaggttgagagaaatgagggaggtgagtaaagGTTTCGgggtttcttttcttgttttttagttttgaaaatgaaaattatttaaatatccttgaccttaaaacttatagtccatgataaatgagggtatttttgtctactataatccggtacacattgttaaaacgtaccaactgaaaaacagacgtacgcatgttaacaaaccccataaataatagttatatattaattttcgtATTATAATCTTAGCATCTTTCATACTTTCAAACATGCACCACTAACCTTTTTAATATTCGAAAAATAGTTAAACTATTTCTCAAGGTACATAAATGttaaattacatattcttgAATACATATTCGTTCAAAATgcagttgaaaaaaatttaatgtgcaacaGCAAACTTACACTTATTCATGAACTATTTAATCTCTGcaatcttttataataaaaggtTTTGAATTGTGCATTGAATTCGTATGGAAAAAAACTATATTcaagtataaattttaaatacataatataattaaataaaacaaaaaagggTGTAAAAAATTGTGGGATAATAAATTTGGTCAACTGTATAAAAAAAGTAGAGTTTaatgattagaaaaaaaattaatatactttaattgataaataaatattcttagaAAGTATTGAGATGGTAAGATAGGATTGTCCACATAAGATAAGATAGGGTTGTCCGATTAAAAACAATGGTCCAAATAGAATTTCACTGACTTACACCAGTTCATTTGATTTGCATATTAGTTTAAGTCATTGAGTCAAAGTTATAAATTTTCAGAATGACCCATTTTAAAAATcactataataaattaaaaacatagaaataatattaattattatatctaaaactgaaagttaatttttatttaggaaagtcaacttaaaaatagtattttattttttaaaattttgaatttaaaattatgctTTAAATCTCTTGgttctttcaaattaaataaaaaagatttattgACTTTGAGTTAGAATTAGAACAttaccaaaataatatttaaaagaaaaaagaaacaagaatgcaataagatatttgaaaactAAACAGCAAAACATAGATGAGAATAAGAAGAACAAAAGTTGAAGACTAAAAAAAGTTACCCGCACATGGGAGTGAGTTCAAAAGAAGTGAAATAAAAGTTACTTTAACATGTTATTATGGaaagaaaaacatgcaaatactaaataaatttgaaggaaaaacaTTCGTATCTACGAAAATGTAACTTCACTTCTTTTGATAATGGCTTCAAGTTTCAAGGTGTTTTTCATAAGTGTGTTTTCACTTTTTTCAACAACTCTTTCAACGTGTTTTCAGATATGAATTATGATTCACGTTTAACCTCAAAGAAGCACTTAACATCTTGTAAGGTTTAGAACTTGATTTTCTAAAGGATAATATTAATAAGGTTTAGAACTTGATTTTCTAAAGTGTAATAttaataaggtttaatcattcaccaAGTTCTTATTTTTGCGtgaaatctcaatttagtcttttttttttttctcaattaggtcctaaTATTCAAAAATTGCATCAATTAAATCATTTCTGTTAAATTGGGGTTGACGATGTTAAATGTGTGTGTGACGTGTAGGCAAATGTCAATTTGTTATATCATgtggataattgaattttttaaaattgcataactgaattttttaaattggaacAAAAGCAAAGTTTATTACAGAAATTAGGATTAGGTTTTCACTTAATCGAATTAGGGGTTGAGGCTAACTCCCTCTCATTCTTCCACTTCACCTCCAAGAGACCAAGTCTCTTTCTCtaaacagaaaaaggaaaacctaAAGGGTTTCATCTTCCTCACGGTGCATATCACCACCTCCACCAGAAGTGACTGCCACGCCGGACCACCGCCCAGCCTAAAGTGTCGTTGGAGACCCCAAACGCTGTCGGAGTCGTCGCTGGCCGCAACGTCagatcttcttcttcctcttccctcTTTTCGTGCGAGAGGTGAACACACACCTTCCCCCTTGCGTTTCCGCCAC
It includes:
- the LOC106753736 gene encoding zinc finger protein 3-like; translated protein: MASSSSLSPHNLEECSFEGSSISVPSQDIFYKSSVEEQKNEEVKTMKEKVDKSKQDQAFDSKSHVGLDYVKIFDNEPVCESKVFDFFNLMETGSSSSRETYPKRRDDHNNEVKSSKTKTFSCNFCKKEFSSSQALGGHQNAHKQERALAKGHQGIEVGAFGHLHFLYYPYLRNSFYGSYSRTLGIQMESMIHKPSYRSSSLGFRFDHHSSLDGLRKKDLNANNKIMSMESDTTLRKQGDNLTIRQNTPFLSKSSTNVAIKSNSTLSPLTTVHFDGQSKLEGTPNLNSSYGIDLSLKL